From the Paenibacillus tianjinensis genome, the window GTACCGAGCATCATCCGAAGCACAGAATCGATGAATATAGGCCATGTAACGGCAAAAAGACTAAGTTTTTTCCATGATGGAATGTGATCTGATATTGTCACGTTATGTATGCTCCTATATACCTATTCATTTTCACTTCACCTAGTTTAGCTCCCTTAAGTTAATACGTCTATTGGTATTTACTCTATATTTGAAAATATCATTTAAATAAAAAAGGCGGCCGCCTAGGACTTTTTTCTCTTGTCCGTGGCTGCCGTATTTTCTTTCATTGGGATCCACCGAAATACTTGATCTCATGAAATCATGCAGATATTAATACGTATTATATACATTAGCGCATTCTTCTGCAGTTGGTTGATAAAAACAATGTTTCTTCCATCGACCTACAAACGGCTGATTATACCAAGTTGGCGGACATGGTCCGGGATTGTCATACGTCCCCGGGCGGAAATACCATAGCGAGTATTTGGCTGGCCAACTCCGTTCCCCATTCACAACCCGTTGCGCTAGACGACGTTCTTTATCTCTTGCTTTTTGATAGTACATACCATGTTGCAGCGCTTCGAACGCATGCGGCTGGTTAATCATTTGGGGAATTGTCCGAATCCCTTCAAAATCGGAACAATTCGCTCTTATCCGGTTAATCCCGACAGCTCCAACATGGAGCATGCCCATTTCGCCTTCGGCTTCAGCCTCAGCTCGGAGCAGCCTTGCCAACATATCGATATCCTGTTTCCTGGATTTTACCACTGCCATTAGCTCACCTCATTCCATTTCTAAACTCATCATATTTTAGGTGAAGCGGATGTGTTACTTCGGCAAAATAAAGAAAACAATAATTACCTGCCTACGCCTAAGAACTTCTCCTGCATCAAACGTAAGCCAGAGTGAGGTGTTTACTGCCAATTTTGAGACCGGGCTGCTTAACGTTCTTTCCTACGAATACATCAAAGGCCATCCCGCAGAGGATGGCCTTTGAACTATTACAAGTAGTTGGAGCAGACGGTTCCAAATCGCCCGCTTTCATGAAGTGTCCTACTTGTGGTAGGGTTCGGCGTAACGGGGTTAACGGCGAAAACCTTCATGATGTTTGCTTTCGATTATTATACTAACCAAATTAAAATCCCCCCGTGAAAAGGGTAGGGCTATTCTCACCACCCTGCCTCTTATACGCTTCCCATTCAATTCTGTAGTCCCTCGAGGGAAATCAACCGAACAACTCTGGAAATTGCATCTCTTAAAGGTTCAACATTTTTAATGCTCTTTGGATCGAGCAACGGTCCAAAGGGGTTTGCCGCTGTCCAAGCCGTAGCGATCGTCATAATAGTTGTTAGTATAAATTCTGGAGGGAAGGCCGCACCAACCTGCCCCGAGTTTTGGGCCTCAGTCAAAGATTTAACTTTCTGGTCATGAACCTGTCCGCGTTCTACCGGACTGTCCGCCTTCTGTTCTAGGCTAAACCATGCCATAAGCCGCATCAAATCAGGATTTGACATAGCGAAATCAAACACACGCACGGCGTAGCCTGGAAGGTCGTCGGGAGTAAAAGTTATTTCCTCATAAACGCGGGTAAGGTTCTTTTGAAGAATCGTGGTGAAGAGCATCTCTTTATTTTCAAAGTAAATGTAAATCATGTTTTTGTTGCAATCAGCATTCTTGGCTATGCGATCAACCCGCGCGCCCGCAATGCCATGAGCAGAGAATTCCGCCATAGCTGCTTCCAGGATTCGTTCTCGGGTTGCTTCAGCGTTCCTTATCATATTTGAGTCATCCTTTCGGGGAAAAGCACTATTTCAATAAGTATATCATTTGACAAACCAGTTAGATAGATATATCTTATAACTAACCAGACAGTTATAAGATGCCTGGATTTTACTTGAAAGAAGGTTTTTGGGATGACTCAACGTACTTGGTTGATCACAGGAATAAGCAGCGGATTTGGGCGTCATATGGCGGAGCAACTCTTAGAACGCGGGGATCGTGTAGCCGGCACAGTCCGTAATATGGAGGCTGTGTATGATCTCAAAGCAAAATATGACGAGTTATTATGGATTTCCAAACTCGATCTTACAGATACACCTGCTATTCGTCAGGTGGTGAAAAACGCTTTTCACTCCCTTGGTCATATTGATGTCGTAGTTAACAATGCAGGATATGGACTATTTGGTGCGGCAGAAGAATTGACGGATGAGCAGATACGCCATCAACTGGAAACGAACTTGATTGGTTCAATCCAAGTGATCCGCGAGGCTCTTCCTCATCTACGGGCGCAAGGTAATGGACGAATCATTCAGCTATCCACTGTAGGTGGTCAAACCGCTTTCCCTGGCGGATCTATGTATCACGCGAGCAAATGGGGAATTGAGGGCTTTGTTGAATCCGTGATGTATGAGGTTGCCCCTTTTAATATTGGCGTTACCATTGTGGAACCTGGTAGCGCAAGCACCAATTTCCGGTACCAAAGCTCCAAGCTTGCTCCAAAAATCGATGATTATGAAGCCTCCCCGGCCTTCCATACACGCCGGATTCTTGAAGAAGCCAAAGCACCTTCGCTGGGCGATCCGGCAAAAATGGTTGCCATCATGATCGAGAGTGTCGATCAAAATCCGGCGCCGAAAAGAATTGTTCTGGGCAGCGACGCCTTCTATACGATTCACAAAGCGCTTACCGAGAGGCTCGCAGCGCTGGAAGCACAAAAAGATCTCGCTTTCTCCACCGATTCCTCTATAAAGTGAATCTTCAGGTTGCCCAGCACAAAAATAATAGAGCCCCTTTTCATAAAATCTAAAAGAAGCCTGGATTAAACTTTGCCTCACTTATGATACGGTTC encodes:
- a CDS encoding cell wall hydrolase, which encodes MAVVKSRKQDIDMLARLLRAEAEAEGEMGMLHVGAVGINRIRANCSDFEGIRTIPQMINQPHAFEALQHGMYYQKARDKERRLAQRVVNGERSWPAKYSLWYFRPGTYDNPGPCPPTWYNQPFVGRWKKHCFYQPTAEECANVYNTY
- a CDS encoding TetR/AcrR family transcriptional regulator, giving the protein MIRNAEATRERILEAAMAEFSAHGIAGARVDRIAKNADCNKNMIYIYFENKEMLFTTILQKNLTRVYEEITFTPDDLPGYAVRVFDFAMSNPDLMRLMAWFSLEQKADSPVERGQVHDQKVKSLTEAQNSGQVGAAFPPEFILTTIMTIATAWTAANPFGPLLDPKSIKNVEPLRDAISRVVRLISLEGLQN
- a CDS encoding SDR family oxidoreductase, with protein sequence MTQRTWLITGISSGFGRHMAEQLLERGDRVAGTVRNMEAVYDLKAKYDELLWISKLDLTDTPAIRQVVKNAFHSLGHIDVVVNNAGYGLFGAAEELTDEQIRHQLETNLIGSIQVIREALPHLRAQGNGRIIQLSTVGGQTAFPGGSMYHASKWGIEGFVESVMYEVAPFNIGVTIVEPGSASTNFRYQSSKLAPKIDDYEASPAFHTRRILEEAKAPSLGDPAKMVAIMIESVDQNPAPKRIVLGSDAFYTIHKALTERLAALEAQKDLAFSTDSSIK